A window of the Tunturibacter empetritectus genome harbors these coding sequences:
- a CDS encoding amylo-alpha-1,6-glucosidase, whose translation MPQQRNGRVVIKFDSNECSDLDGLKTKEWLVTNGLGGYASGTIASMNTRRYHGLLVASMEAPLGRLVLLSQLEDTLIVDGARFPLSTNLYSENIVHPSGYLNLVGFRLDPDPVFTYSNGGWEITRTVSMVQGQNTTIIEYALGKRGSGKHFFLEVRPLIAFRGYHAATHENQAINRWVDQGNGTLTLQPYQGLPKLHIAHDPAEVQVDGYWYREFEYEREKERGLDHKEDLFSPLLLTTSLDSENCFSLIASTELQPISRLAQYKQVDVARGWKSPNTANQGSGRSDLNSLLEKAAGQFTITRTPFTSTIAGYHWFGDWGRDTMISLPGLMLATGKHELAREILLHYVQFIDGGMLPNRFPDAGEQPEYNTVDATLWFFEAIRQYVAYENCPTWRSQATALLEEHLYVPLKEIIRFHVEGTRFGIHADEQGFLWAGDPSTQLTWMDAKDGDVAFTPRHGRPVEIQALWYNALRTIASFGVLLGDQNAVEDYNALADRLQNNFLRVFWNEQRGCLFDVARGEERDASLRPNQIFTVSLHYPLIIGKPAAQVIQRVEEELLTPYGLRTLSRDDHQYRGSYEGDGWSRDGAYHQGTVWPWLAGPFFFAKLAVSESPAATMSEIERWLDGFTPHLRDAGLGQVSEIFEGDHPFFPRGCIAQAWSVAEILRLASRVAAETPGDHE comes from the coding sequence TTGCCGCAACAAAGAAACGGAAGAGTCGTGATCAAATTTGATTCGAATGAGTGCTCCGATCTTGATGGCCTGAAGACGAAGGAGTGGTTGGTAACGAATGGTCTGGGTGGGTATGCGTCGGGCACAATCGCCAGCATGAACACCCGGCGATATCACGGTTTGCTTGTGGCTTCAATGGAGGCTCCTCTAGGAAGGCTCGTTCTCCTTTCGCAGTTGGAAGATACCCTTATAGTCGATGGAGCTCGGTTCCCCCTATCGACCAACCTGTATTCGGAGAATATTGTTCATCCTTCGGGCTACCTAAACCTTGTAGGCTTCCGACTCGATCCGGATCCGGTCTTCACCTACAGCAATGGAGGGTGGGAGATCACGCGAACTGTATCGATGGTTCAAGGTCAAAACACCACCATAATCGAATATGCACTTGGCAAAAGAGGCTCGGGAAAACATTTCTTTCTCGAGGTGAGACCTCTGATCGCCTTTCGCGGATATCATGCGGCCACCCATGAGAATCAGGCCATCAATCGGTGGGTGGATCAGGGGAACGGAACTCTAACTTTGCAACCATACCAAGGATTGCCGAAGCTTCACATCGCGCATGACCCCGCAGAAGTGCAAGTGGATGGCTACTGGTATCGGGAATTTGAATATGAACGAGAGAAAGAGAGAGGGCTTGACCATAAAGAAGACCTGTTCAGTCCACTACTCCTAACGACGAGTCTGGACAGTGAAAACTGTTTTAGTCTTATCGCTTCCACTGAGCTCCAACCGATCTCACGATTGGCCCAATACAAACAGGTAGATGTCGCCCGTGGATGGAAGTCGCCCAACACCGCCAACCAAGGCTCTGGGCGTTCCGATCTGAATTCCCTTCTTGAAAAAGCAGCGGGACAGTTCACCATTACCAGAACGCCATTTACATCGACTATCGCCGGCTATCACTGGTTCGGAGACTGGGGCAGAGATACGATGATCTCTTTGCCGGGTTTGATGCTTGCCACGGGTAAGCACGAGTTGGCAAGAGAGATTCTGCTTCACTATGTACAGTTTATTGATGGGGGTATGCTACCGAATCGCTTTCCCGACGCGGGCGAACAGCCCGAATATAACACGGTAGATGCAACCCTTTGGTTTTTTGAGGCGATTCGACAATACGTCGCTTACGAAAATTGCCCTACATGGCGCTCGCAAGCTACTGCTTTACTCGAGGAACACCTGTACGTTCCCCTCAAGGAGATCATCCGGTTTCATGTTGAGGGAACGCGCTTCGGCATCCATGCTGACGAACAGGGGTTCCTCTGGGCAGGCGATCCAAGCACGCAGCTCACGTGGATGGATGCCAAGGACGGTGATGTCGCCTTTACACCGCGGCATGGACGACCAGTCGAGATCCAAGCTCTTTGGTACAACGCATTGCGTACGATCGCTTCCTTCGGAGTTTTACTTGGAGATCAGAATGCGGTCGAGGACTATAACGCCCTTGCAGACCGCCTGCAAAATAACTTTCTTCGCGTCTTCTGGAACGAACAGCGCGGATGTTTATTTGACGTAGCTAGGGGTGAAGAGCGCGACGCGTCTCTCCGCCCCAACCAGATTTTTACTGTAAGCCTTCACTATCCACTCATTATCGGAAAGCCCGCAGCACAGGTCATCCAAAGGGTGGAAGAAGAGTTGTTGACTCCATACGGTCTACGGACGCTTTCGCGGGACGACCATCAATATCGTGGCAGCTACGAGGGAGATGGCTGGAGCCGGGACGGCGCCTATCATCAAGGAACCGTATGGCCATGGCTCGCCGGACCGTTTTTCTTTGCGAAATTGGCAGTGAGTGAGTCTCCTGCAGCTACGATGAGCGAGATTG
- a CDS encoding DM13 domain-containing protein → MTSSSTNATSKRIVLGVIGVLILAVLWFAFRPEKLFINKKVNEAHPAQAAGQLTPLLTGRFVGEIHKTSGRATVYQQADGSRVLRLTDFSTSNGPAVHVLLIDGTSIDPTKDFALAAVKNVDLGDLKGNQGDQDYMVPKGVDLKTFATVSIYCERFHANFGAAKLEEF, encoded by the coding sequence ATGACGTCTTCCTCGACGAACGCGACATCAAAGCGAATTGTTCTAGGTGTTATTGGAGTGCTTATTCTCGCGGTGCTTTGGTTTGCCTTTCGCCCCGAGAAGCTTTTCATCAACAAGAAGGTGAATGAAGCCCATCCCGCCCAAGCTGCAGGTCAACTCACCCCGCTGTTGACAGGACGATTTGTTGGAGAGATCCATAAGACTTCTGGCCGAGCTACCGTGTATCAGCAAGCGGATGGCAGCCGTGTCTTGCGATTGACCGATTTTTCTACTTCCAACGGACCTGCCGTGCACGTGTTGTTGATAGACGGGACGTCCATCGACCCGACAAAAGACTTTGCTCTGGCGGCCGTGAAGAACGTTGATCTTGGTGATCTGAAAGGAAATCAAGGAGATCAAGACTATATGGTCCCCAAGGGGGTTGATCTCAAGACGTTCGCTACGGTATCGATTTATTGTGAACGCTTTCACGCCAACTTCGGTGCCGCGAAGCTCGAGGAATTCTAA